In the Acropora muricata isolate sample 2 chromosome 10, ASM3666990v1, whole genome shotgun sequence genome, one interval contains:
- the LOC136887650 gene encoding pituitary tumor-transforming gene 1 protein-interacting protein-like — translation MGNLELSVFLVIFSCTTVFTANTNTTNPTIQASFSLTNTSTNTAAETRNSTTTPKTAPLTSKPTENCAIRNLSCGECVQDADCYWCEADDTCKRYPSLTKVIPRDCEGNTWFWKQCVMAGFVLIYVIPGILFVVLLILGCCIYCLCCRNHCQRTRDREERKFGRKHEEIKERYAQRRAERKMKTEAIRQKYGLLSNEDDAEVA, via the exons ATGGGGAATTTGGAACTTTCTGTTTTCCTCGTCATTTTCTCATGCACAACAGTTTTCACTGCGAATACAAACACAACAAACCCAACAATCCAAGCTTCTTTCTCTTTGACCAACACTTCAACGAATACGGCTGCCGAGACAAGAAATAGCACTACAACGCCAAAAACTGCTCCTCTGACCTCCAAACCAACCGAGAATTGTGCTATCAGAAATTTATCTTGCGGTGAATGTGTCCAGGATGCGGATTGTTACTGGTGCGAGGCTGATGACACTTGTAAAAGATACCCCTCGTTAACTAAAGTCATTCCTCGGGATTGTGAAGGCAATACCTGGTTTTGGAAACAGTGTGTTATGGCAG GTTTCGTCCTTATTTATGTCATACCAGGCATATTATTTGTGGTTCTTCTGATACTTGGTTGTTGTATTTATTGTCTGTGCTGCCGAAACCACTGTCAAAGAACCAGGGACAGGGAGGAAAGAAAGTTTGGGAGAAAACATGAAGAAATCAAAGAGCGATATGCACAGAGGAGGGCAGAGcgtaaaatgaaaactgaagcAATCCGACAGAAATATGGGCTGCTCAGTAATGAAGATGATGCTGAAGTTGCATAA
- the LOC136887649 gene encoding armadillo repeat-containing protein 6-like → MAQPKQISQETFDTVVRENVEEFEMDLGEAIQDAKEQFKTQGVDLSNLITSYIVDPDTGDLKHTNPVKDALDKIKESLQQDELEPLLQGLKILSLECSKSENNRKFAASKGALYLLYSCSQHSYLTKQKDVLACSLEALSSCLLGQSNLADAKILEFLANCLKELQEELLIEKIIKTIRVACVKSESNRQTFVQHGVIPCLVSYLRDYKHSNEIVTVTCAALRVLTFDDDMTVAFGKAHEHAKLIVTENAFPIILGLLETCKDVEVSSELCVTLSRLAVRNEYCKDIVDQGGLKLVLKLLQEHTKNQNIAKQVCTLLRAIAGNDDVKTSIVDSGGLELIIAAMTTHAQHSMVAEQGCAALGSISLRNPSNCMAIVKAGGVDAILKAMQIHKDSAGVQKQACLAIRNLVARNPEYCVVILEAGAESLIRDAQGKVPDCGDLAKAALRDLGCAVELQELWTGTGQGKVQQ, encoded by the exons ATGGCGCAGCCCAAGCAAATCTCTCAGGAGACGTTCGATACAGTCGTAAGGGAAAACGTGGAAGAGTTCGAAATGGATTTGGGCGAAGCAATCCAAGACGCCAAAGAACAATTCAAAACTCAAGGTGTTGATTTGTCAAACTTGATCACGTCTTATATCGTAGATCCAGATACTGGTGATCTGAAACACACCAATCCTGTAAAAG ATGCCTTGGACAAGATAAAGGAATCTTTACAACAGGATGAATTAGAACCTCTTTTACAAGGACTGAAGATACTTTCCCTTGAGtgtagtaaaagtgaaaataataGAAAATTCGCAGCCAGTAAAGGTGCTCTGTATTTGCTTTACTCTTGTTCTCAACATTCttatttgacaaaacaaaaagatgttCTCGCTTGTAGCCTGGAAGCTCTGTCGTCATGTTTGTTGGGTCAAAGTAATCTGGCAGATGCTAAAATACTTGAATTCTTGGCAAACTGCTTGAAAGAACTCCAAGAAGAACTTTTGATAGAGAAAATCATCAAAACAATTAGAGTTGCCTGTGTTAAAAGTGAATCAAATCGCCAGACATTTGTTCAGCATGGTGTGATACCATGTTTAGTGTCTTATTTAAGAGATTACAAACattcaaatgaaattgttaCAGTAACTTGTGCAGCTCTGCGTGTGTTGACGTTTGACGATGATATGACTGTTGCTTTTGGGAAAGCACACGAACATGCGAAATTGATCGTCACAGAGAATGCATTTCCCATTATCTTGGGATTGTTGGAAACATGCAAAGATGTAGAGGTTTCAAGTGAGCTCTGTGTGACCTTGAGTAGACTTGCTGTTCGGAATGAATACTGTAAGGATATTGTTGACCAAGGTGGACTCAAGTTGGTGCTGAAATTGTTACAGGAACATACAAAAAACCAG AACATAGCAAAGCAAGTGTGTACGCTCCTAAGAGCCATCGCTGGAAATGATGACGTCAAGACTTCTATTGTGGATTCTGGTGGCCTGGAGCTGATTATTGCTGCTATGACAACTCATGCCCAGCATTCAATGGTAGCAGAGCAGGGTTGTGCAGCTCTAGGATCCATTTCTTTAAGGAATCCTTCAAATTGTATGGCTATTGTAAAAGCTGGGGGAGTGGATGCCATCTTGAAAGCTATGCAGATACACAAGGATTCGGCTGGTGTGCAG aaacaagcCTGTTTAGCCATCCGTAACCTTGTGGCTCGTAATCCAGAGTACTGTGTTGTAATACTTGAAGCTGGAGCAGAGAGTTTAATCAGGGATGCTCAAGGCAAGGTGCCTGATTGTGGTGATCTAGCCAAGGCAGCTTTACGAGATCTTGGGTGTGCTGTGGAGCTTCAAGAGCTTTGGACTGGGACTGGGCAAGGAAAAGTTCAGCAATGA